Proteins encoded by one window of Halobaculum halobium:
- a CDS encoding O-acetylhomoserine aminocarboxypropyltransferase/cysteine synthase family protein: protein MPDNDTDYGFWTRSVHEGADPDPTTGARAPPIHQTTSYVFDDADHAARLFALEEEGYIYSRLLNPTVAQLGDRLASLEGGVGAVPTSSGMASFDLATFLLASAGDNIVSSSSLYGGTYTYLTHTVERRGVETRFVDTLDYDAYAEAIDEDTAFVHLETIGNPALVTPDIERIADIAHEHDTPLFVDNTFATPYLCRPVEHGADLVWESTTKWIHGSGSTIGGVLVDGGSFPWGEHADRFPELGAENPAYHGVNFAERFGDAALTYGAIARGQRDLGSAQSPFDAWATMQKLESLPMRMERHCANAQHVAEHLADHPAVDWVTYPGLPDHETHAEASEYLDGGYGGMIAFGLAGGYDAARDTVENTELASLVANVGDAKTLVIHPGSTTHQQLTEEEQLAAGVTGDMVRLSVGVENPEDIVADLDQAIDAATR from the coding sequence ATGCCCGACAACGACACCGACTACGGCTTCTGGACGCGAAGCGTCCACGAGGGCGCAGATCCCGATCCGACGACCGGCGCGCGCGCGCCACCGATCCACCAGACGACCTCCTACGTGTTCGACGACGCCGACCACGCGGCGCGGCTGTTCGCGCTGGAGGAGGAAGGATACATCTACAGCCGCCTGCTCAACCCGACGGTCGCGCAGCTCGGCGACCGGCTCGCGTCGCTTGAGGGCGGCGTCGGCGCGGTACCGACGAGCTCTGGGATGGCGTCATTCGATCTGGCTACCTTCCTGCTCGCGTCCGCCGGCGACAACATCGTGTCCTCGTCGTCGCTGTACGGGGGGACGTACACCTACCTCACGCACACGGTGGAGCGACGAGGGGTTGAAACGCGCTTCGTCGACACGCTCGACTACGACGCCTACGCGGAGGCCATCGACGAGGACACCGCGTTCGTTCACCTGGAGACCATCGGCAACCCCGCGCTCGTGACGCCCGACATCGAGCGGATCGCCGACATCGCCCACGAGCACGACACGCCGCTGTTCGTCGACAACACGTTCGCGACGCCGTACCTCTGCCGGCCGGTCGAACACGGCGCGGACCTCGTGTGGGAGTCGACGACTAAATGGATCCACGGCTCGGGCTCCACCATCGGCGGCGTCCTCGTCGACGGTGGCTCGTTCCCGTGGGGCGAACACGCCGATCGCTTCCCGGAGTTGGGCGCGGAGAACCCCGCCTACCACGGCGTCAACTTCGCCGAGCGCTTCGGCGACGCGGCGCTCACGTACGGCGCCATCGCCCGCGGTCAGCGGGACCTCGGCAGCGCGCAGTCGCCGTTCGACGCCTGGGCGACGATGCAGAAGCTGGAGTCGCTCCCGATGCGGATGGAACGACACTGCGCGAACGCCCAACACGTCGCCGAGCACCTCGCAGACCACCCCGCGGTCGACTGGGTGACGTACCCGGGGCTGCCGGACCACGAGACGCACGCCGAGGCCTCCGAGTACCTCGACGGCGGCTACGGCGGGATGATCGCCTTCGGCCTCGCCGGGGGCTACGACGCCGCCCGCGACACCGTCGAGAACACGGAACTCGCGTCGCTTGTCGCGAACGTCGGCGACGCGAAGACGCTCGTGATCCACCCGGGGAGCACGACCCACCAGCAGCTCACCGAGGAGGAGCAGTTGGCCGCGGGCGTCACCGGCGACATGGTCCGGCTGTCGGTCGGTGTCGAGAACCCCGAGGACATCGTCGCCGACCTCGACCAGGCGATCGACGCGGCGACGCGGTAG
- the metX gene encoding homoserine O-acetyltransferase MetX translates to MTAMESVGEFRFECGESVDDLRLAYEAYGEFDGDNAVLVCHALTGSQHVSNAPRSEDHEPVTGENDDTGDEDNAVDGAATTGVQTAGQARAWWDDVVGPGKAIDTTEYYVVCVNVPGSCYGSSGPPTEGPDDGPWGTEFPPVTVGDWTRAQRRLLDRLGVGRLHAVVGGSVGGMNALDWAKRYPDDVRRVAAVATAGRLDTQCLSLDAIARRAITTDPDWNGGDYYGADRPNPDDGLAQARRLGHVMYLSKASMGRKFGRRAAGRGAFDDAPADPTGRFFPYREVESYLDYNADSFTTRFDANSYLYLTRAMDEYDLAAGYGSDAEALAAFEGELLALSFTGDWHFTVEQSRALADAAGDVDVPTAHHVVDSDHGHDAFLVEPESVGPPLRDFLRDGVDGRAIRDEGEDDDPDGSGIHSGGPDRAPVHASLFPG, encoded by the coding sequence ATGACCGCGATGGAGTCGGTCGGTGAGTTCCGGTTTGAGTGCGGCGAGTCCGTCGACGACCTCCGACTCGCGTACGAGGCGTACGGCGAGTTCGACGGCGATAACGCGGTGCTCGTCTGTCACGCCCTCACCGGAAGCCAACACGTTTCGAACGCCCCCAGGAGTGAGGACCACGAGCCGGTGACCGGCGAGAACGACGACACGGGCGACGAGGACAACGCCGTCGACGGCGCCGCGACCACCGGCGTCCAGACGGCCGGGCAGGCCCGTGCGTGGTGGGACGACGTGGTCGGCCCCGGCAAGGCCATCGACACCACCGAGTACTACGTCGTCTGCGTGAACGTCCCCGGCTCCTGCTACGGCTCCTCGGGGCCGCCCACCGAGGGGCCGGACGACGGACCCTGGGGCACCGAGTTCCCGCCGGTGACCGTCGGCGACTGGACGCGGGCACAGCGCCGGCTGTTGGATCGCCTCGGCGTCGGCCGCCTGCACGCCGTGGTCGGCGGGAGCGTCGGCGGGATGAACGCCCTCGACTGGGCGAAGCGCTACCCGGACGACGTCCGGCGCGTCGCCGCCGTCGCGACCGCGGGGCGGCTGGACACGCAATGTCTCTCGCTCGACGCCATCGCCCGGCGCGCCATCACCACCGACCCGGACTGGAACGGCGGCGACTACTACGGCGCCGACCGGCCGAATCCCGACGACGGGCTCGCGCAGGCGAGACGACTCGGTCACGTGATGTACCTCTCGAAGGCCTCGATGGGGCGCAAGTTCGGCCGACGTGCCGCCGGACGCGGCGCCTTCGACGACGCGCCCGCCGACCCAACCGGGCGGTTCTTCCCGTACCGTGAGGTGGAATCGTACCTCGATTATAACGCCGATTCTTTCACCACCCGGTTCGACGCCAACAGCTACCTCTACCTGACGCGGGCGATGGACGAGTACGACCTCGCCGCCGGCTACGGCTCCGACGCGGAGGCGCTGGCAGCGTTTGAAGGCGAACTCCTCGCGCTGTCGTTCACCGGCGACTGGCACTTCACCGTCGAACAGTCGCGCGCGCTCGCGGACGCCGCCGGCGACGTGGACGTGCCGACGGCACACCACGTCGTCGACTCGGACCACGGTCACGACGCGTTCCTGGTCGAGCCCGAGTCGGTGGGCCCGCCGCTTCGCGACTTCCTCCGCGACGGCGTCGACGGACGTGCCATCCGCGATGAGGGCGAAGACGACGACCCCGACGGCTCGGGGATCCACTCGGGCGGTCCGGACCGTGCGCCGGTCCACGCGAGCCTCTTTCCGGGCTGA
- a CDS encoding O-acetylhomoserine aminocarboxypropyltransferase/cysteine synthase family protein, with the protein MTDDVDAGAPRSADGDGSAGRGARTRALHSGWDGDPATGARAPPIYQTTSYAFPDADTAADLYALDREGDVYTRISNPTTRVLERRLADLEGGVDAVATASGMAAIDTATSLLARAGDTVVASADMYGGTSTYLAHMASRRGVDLRTVETTDADAYAAAVDEDTAFVHVETLANPSLVTPDLERIAEIAHDHAVPLVVDNTFGTPALCNPIEHGADIVWNSTTKWVHGAGTTVGGVLVDGGTFPWDHPDADYPEVAGENPAFDVDFAERFGERAFAQVARHRGVRTLGNTQSPFDAWQTLQGLSTLPIRMEKHCENARIVAEHLDDHPDVAWVTYPGFEAHPTHDEAARYLDGFGGMVVFGLEGGFTAGKRVCEEVELVSFLANIGDARSLIIHPASTTHAQLAEAEQRAAGVSPDLLRLSVGIEDPDDIVADLDSAIAEATR; encoded by the coding sequence ATGACTGACGACGTCGATGCCGGCGCGCCGCGGTCGGCCGACGGAGACGGGTCGGCCGGGCGCGGGGCGCGTACCCGTGCGCTCCACTCCGGGTGGGACGGCGACCCCGCAACTGGCGCACGAGCGCCCCCGATTTACCAGACGACCTCCTACGCGTTCCCCGACGCCGACACCGCCGCCGATCTGTACGCGCTCGACCGCGAGGGCGACGTCTACACCCGCATCTCCAATCCAACGACCCGGGTACTGGAGCGGCGTCTCGCGGACCTGGAAGGCGGCGTCGACGCCGTCGCCACCGCGTCCGGGATGGCGGCCATCGACACCGCGACGAGTCTGCTCGCACGCGCCGGCGACACCGTCGTCGCCAGCGCGGACATGTACGGGGGGACGAGCACCTACCTCGCGCACATGGCCTCGCGCCGCGGCGTCGACCTTCGGACCGTCGAGACCACCGACGCCGACGCGTACGCAGCCGCCGTCGACGAAGACACCGCGTTCGTCCACGTCGAGACGCTGGCGAATCCGTCGCTCGTCACGCCGGACCTCGAGCGGATCGCCGAGATCGCCCACGACCACGCGGTCCCGCTCGTCGTCGACAACACCTTCGGCACGCCGGCGCTGTGCAACCCCATCGAGCACGGTGCCGACATCGTCTGGAACTCGACGACGAAGTGGGTCCACGGCGCCGGTACCACCGTCGGCGGCGTCCTCGTCGACGGCGGCACCTTCCCGTGGGATCACCCGGACGCGGACTACCCCGAGGTCGCGGGCGAGAATCCCGCCTTCGATGTCGACTTCGCCGAGCGGTTCGGCGAGCGGGCGTTCGCGCAGGTCGCGCGCCACCGCGGGGTCCGCACGCTCGGCAACACCCAATCGCCGTTCGACGCCTGGCAGACCCTTCAGGGGCTCTCGACCCTGCCGATCCGGATGGAGAAACACTGCGAGAACGCCCGCATCGTCGCCGAACACCTCGACGATCACCCTGACGTGGCGTGGGTCACCTATCCGGGATTCGAGGCGCACCCGACTCACGACGAGGCCGCCCGGTACCTCGACGGCTTCGGCGGCATGGTCGTGTTCGGACTTGAAGGCGGCTTCACGGCCGGCAAGCGCGTCTGCGAGGAGGTGGAGTTGGTCTCGTTCCTCGCGAACATCGGCGACGCGCGCTCGCTGATCATCCATCCCGCAAGCACCACGCACGCACAGCTCGCTGAGGCGGAACAGCGTGCAGCGGGCGTCAGTCCGGACCTCCTGCGCCTGTCTGTCGGCATCGAGGATCCGGACGACATCGTGGCGGACCTCGACTCCGCCATCGCGGAGGCGACGCGATGA
- a CDS encoding ABC transporter ATP-binding protein: MAAIELEGVTKRYGDVTAVRDLDLTVEEGEVFGFLGPNGAGKSTTINMLLDFVRPTSGSVRVLSRDAQAESVEVRRHTGVLPEGYDVYERLTGRQHVDFAMRSKEIDGDVDAVLERVGIADAADRRAGGYSKGMRQRLVLGMALVGDPDILILDEPSSGLDPAGAKEMREIVRAEAERGTTVFFSSHVLGQVESVCDRVGIMREGELVAEDSIEGLREAVGGEEQLVVTVDAASEEDVEAVRALAGVSSAATDGGTVTVSCESDAKTQVIGALEDAGVTVKDFSTQEASLEDLFLTYAGDSDHPKTVDGDAANTEVAE, from the coding sequence ATGGCCGCCATCGAGTTGGAGGGCGTCACGAAGCGGTACGGCGACGTAACGGCCGTCCGCGACCTCGACCTCACCGTCGAGGAGGGCGAAGTGTTCGGCTTCCTCGGCCCCAACGGGGCGGGCAAGTCGACGACGATCAACATGCTGCTCGATTTCGTGCGTCCCACGAGCGGGAGCGTTCGGGTGCTCTCTCGCGACGCGCAGGCGGAGTCCGTGGAGGTTCGCCGGCACACCGGCGTCCTCCCGGAGGGGTACGACGTGTACGAGCGGCTCACCGGTCGCCAGCACGTCGACTTCGCGATGCGCTCGAAGGAGATCGACGGCGACGTGGACGCGGTTCTCGAACGCGTCGGCATCGCCGACGCGGCGGACCGCCGCGCCGGAGGGTACTCCAAGGGGATGCGCCAGCGCCTCGTCCTCGGCATGGCGCTCGTCGGCGACCCGGACATCCTGATCCTCGACGAACCGTCCTCTGGACTGGACCCCGCAGGCGCCAAAGAGATGCGCGAGATCGTCCGTGCGGAGGCCGAGCGGGGGACGACGGTGTTTTTCTCCAGCCACGTGCTCGGGCAAGTCGAATCCGTCTGCGACCGCGTCGGCATCATGCGCGAGGGGGAACTCGTCGCCGAGGACTCCATCGAGGGGCTGCGCGAGGCCGTCGGCGGCGAGGAACAGCTCGTCGTCACCGTCGACGCCGCCAGCGAGGAAGACGTCGAAGCCGTCCGTGCGCTGGCGGGCGTCTCCTCGGCCGCGACCGACGGCGGCACCGTCACCGTCTCCTGTGAGAGCGACGCGAAGACACAGGTGATCGGGGCGTTAGAGGACGCCGGCGTCACGGTGAAAGACTTCTCGACGCAGGAGGCGAGTCTGGAGGACCTCTTCCTCACGTACGCGGGAGACAGCGATCATCCGAAGACCGTCGACGGCGACGCCGCGAACACGGAGGTGGCCGAATGA
- a CDS encoding ABC transporter permease gives MSLEAVARKDFQDAVRSRWLLGLTAFFVLLVSVVVYLVRPGAGQTLSTSALLGSIFIRDALVTTLIPLIALVVSYNAVVGERETGSLKLLLALPHSRADVVFGKVAGRAGAIAVPVSIGFLLPALVAAIGPLSLQVGTFFGYILLTLLLSAAFVAIAVGFSAAVSSNRLAIGGAVGLYFLFVPLWGAIQFPLRLYLGTGGPGWLPIAGSELLRLLRLINPTGSFKIVSGEFVSSTLFAAGQAGTEAAGQYATQMEIAAFAMLGAWLLVPPLLGLWRFEGADL, from the coding sequence ATGAGTCTGGAAGCGGTCGCGCGCAAGGACTTCCAGGACGCCGTCCGATCGCGGTGGCTCCTGGGACTGACGGCGTTTTTCGTCCTGCTCGTCTCGGTGGTCGTCTACCTCGTCCGGCCGGGAGCGGGCCAGACGCTCTCGACGAGCGCGCTTCTCGGCTCGATCTTCATCCGGGACGCCCTCGTCACGACGCTCATCCCCCTCATCGCGCTGGTCGTCTCGTACAACGCGGTCGTCGGCGAGCGCGAGACGGGGTCGTTGAAGCTGCTGCTCGCGCTGCCGCACTCGCGGGCGGACGTGGTGTTTGGGAAGGTCGCCGGCCGCGCCGGGGCCATCGCGGTCCCCGTCTCGATCGGCTTCCTGCTGCCGGCGCTGGTGGCCGCGATCGGGCCGCTGTCGCTGCAGGTCGGGACGTTCTTCGGCTACATCCTGCTGACGCTGCTGCTGTCGGCGGCGTTCGTCGCCATCGCGGTCGGCTTCTCGGCGGCGGTGTCGTCGAATCGCCTCGCGATCGGCGGCGCGGTCGGACTGTACTTCTTGTTCGTCCCGCTGTGGGGGGCGATCCAGTTCCCGCTGCGGCTCTACCTCGGCACGGGCGGCCCCGGTTGGCTGCCGATCGCGGGGTCGGAGCTGCTGCGGCTGCTACGGCTGATCAATCCCACGGGCTCGTTCAAGATCGTCTCCGGCGAGTTCGTGAGCAGCACCCTGTTCGCCGCCGGGCAGGCCGGCACCGAGGCGGCCGGGCAGTACGCGACACAGATGGAGATCGCGGCGTTCGCGATGCTGGGCGCGTGGCTGCTGGTGCCGCCGCTGCTGGGGCTGTGGCGGTTCGAAGGCGCGGATCTGTAG
- the ligA gene encoding NAD-dependent DNA ligase LigA encodes MSTPAEVDADDLRYADPDNPYLTNPDTDFVAPDDLDAEAAAAEATLLRAAVREHDHRYYARSDPLIADRTYDALFARLAELEEAFDLAVADTPTRRVAGGTLDELGEVEHAAPMLSIDQSGEAADVREFDERVRRDLGADADLGYSCEPKFDGLSVEVVYEDGRYVQAATRGDGRVGDDVTEQVRTIRSVPERLAGDPPETLAVRGEVFIPRDAFQAHNRERIETGKEPFANPRNAAAGTLRQLDIDAVAERPLDCFFYDVLGWEEGDSGDADAGDPGVRSRPDDHLGELDALRSFGLHVNDRDELAADIEAAIDYRDRLAEEREGLNYEIDGVVIKVNDRTDREELGTKSRSYRWAFAYKFPARHEVTTVEDVVVQVGRTGRLTPVALLDPVDVGGVTVSRATLHNPEEIASLGVNVGDEVRVKRAGDVIPQVAEVVESHTDRSYEFPEQCPACGSDVERDGPLAFCPNGLACPAQAERAVVHYASRGGLDIEGLGEESVEQLREAGLVETLPDLYRLPDRREDLAALEGWGETSADNLIREIEASTEPELADFLAALGIHEIGAATARNLARHFGTFEAVRRAGEAELVEVDDIGETVARTVRDFFETEQNARVIDDLLDHVNPQSDDTETGDALEGLTFVFTGSLSTARSLAQGLVETHGANATSSVSGNTDYLVAGDSPGTSKREDAEANDVPELDEGEFAELLADHGIEWPPDEEG; translated from the coding sequence ATGAGCACGCCAGCCGAGGTCGACGCCGACGACCTCCGCTACGCCGACCCGGACAACCCATACCTGACCAATCCGGACACGGACTTCGTCGCCCCCGACGACCTCGACGCCGAGGCGGCCGCCGCGGAGGCGACCCTGCTTCGGGCGGCAGTCCGCGAACACGATCACCGGTACTACGCCCGCAGCGACCCGCTGATCGCCGACCGCACGTACGACGCGCTGTTCGCGCGACTGGCGGAGTTGGAGGAGGCTTTCGATCTGGCCGTGGCGGATACCCCCACGCGGCGCGTCGCCGGCGGCACACTCGACGAACTCGGCGAGGTCGAACACGCCGCGCCGATGCTCTCCATCGACCAGTCGGGCGAGGCCGCGGACGTACGCGAGTTCGACGAGCGCGTTCGCCGAGATCTGGGCGCCGACGCCGACCTCGGGTACTCCTGCGAGCCGAAGTTCGACGGGCTGTCCGTCGAGGTGGTGTACGAGGACGGCCGGTACGTGCAGGCCGCAACCCGGGGCGACGGCCGCGTCGGCGACGACGTGACCGAACAGGTGCGGACGATCCGCTCGGTGCCCGAGCGCCTGGCGGGTGACCCTCCTGAGACGCTGGCGGTCCGCGGGGAGGTATTCATCCCCCGAGACGCATTTCAAGCGCACAACCGCGAGCGCATCGAGACGGGGAAAGAGCCGTTCGCGAATCCCCGCAACGCGGCCGCGGGGACCCTCCGACAGCTCGACATCGACGCCGTCGCCGAACGCCCGCTCGACTGCTTCTTCTACGACGTGCTCGGGTGGGAGGAGGGTGACTCGGGCGATGCCGACGCCGGCGATCCGGGCGTGCGCTCGCGCCCGGACGACCACCTCGGGGAACTGGATGCCCTGCGCTCGTTCGGCCTGCACGTGAACGACCGGGACGAACTCGCCGCGGACATCGAGGCGGCGATCGACTACCGCGACCGCCTCGCCGAGGAGCGCGAGGGCCTGAACTACGAGATCGACGGCGTCGTGATCAAGGTGAACGATCGCACCGACCGCGAGGAACTCGGGACGAAATCGCGGAGCTACCGCTGGGCGTTCGCGTACAAGTTCCCCGCGCGCCACGAGGTGACGACGGTGGAAGACGTCGTCGTGCAGGTCGGCCGGACCGGCCGCCTGACTCCCGTCGCCCTGCTCGATCCGGTCGACGTGGGCGGGGTGACGGTGTCGCGTGCGACGCTGCACAACCCCGAGGAGATCGCGTCGCTGGGCGTGAACGTCGGCGACGAGGTGCGCGTGAAGCGCGCCGGCGACGTGATCCCGCAGGTCGCGGAAGTCGTTGAGTCTCACACCGACCGTTCCTACGAGTTCCCCGAGCAGTGTCCCGCCTGCGGCAGCGACGTGGAGCGGGACGGACCGCTCGCCTTCTGTCCGAACGGCCTCGCGTGCCCCGCGCAGGCCGAGCGCGCGGTCGTTCACTACGCCAGCCGCGGCGGCCTCGACATCGAAGGACTCGGCGAGGAGTCGGTCGAGCAACTGCGCGAGGCTGGACTGGTCGAGACGCTCCCCGATCTGTACCGGCTGCCCGACCGTCGCGAGGACCTCGCGGCCCTAGAGGGGTGGGGCGAGACGAGCGCGGACAACCTGATCCGCGAGATCGAGGCCAGCACCGAGCCGGAACTGGCGGACTTCCTCGCCGCGCTGGGCATCCACGAGATCGGCGCCGCGACGGCCCGGAACCTCGCGCGTCACTTCGGGACCTTCGAGGCCGTCAGGCGCGCCGGCGAGGCGGAGTTGGTGGAGGTCGACGACATCGGCGAGACGGTCGCGCGCACCGTGCGCGACTTCTTCGAGACCGAGCAGAACGCCCGCGTCATCGACGACCTGCTCGACCACGTCAACCCGCAGTCCGACGACACCGAGACGGGCGACGCGCTCGAGGGGCTCACGTTCGTGTTCACGGGCTCGCTGTCGACCGCCCGCAGCCTCGCGCAAGGGCTCGTGGAGACGCACGGCGCGAACGCGACCTCGTCGGTCTCGGGCAACACCGATTACCTCGTCGCCGGCGACTCGCCGGGGACGAGCAAGCGCGAGGACGCCGAGGCGAACGACGTGCCCGAACTGGACGAGGGGGAGTTCGCCGAGTTGCTCGCGGATCACGGGATCGAGTGGCCGCCCGACGAGGAGGGCTGA
- a CDS encoding methyl-accepting chemotaxis protein: protein MSHTGGTQETGPGVVGRFSARIEEVIRYTPAGDTIPDEQWRTRHRTILIALVVHIPFLTALGLYEGTESLVTGATIPGTTTWMVAAQVAVLGGLAALSNWSRLDRRTRTALSSLGLMVSSGFLVRFSGGYIEAHFHFFVVMAVVALYEDWVPFALGLVYVSGSHVVFSLIDPTTVYNHQAAIQNPWVWAGIHAAFILMLAAALMRNWFSIEKSREEAAERMAAVERQKSQVRDAEEAMAEARERRAEVEQLNEVLERKADAYSARMARAADGELTVRVDAESDSEAMAEIGVAFNEMMDEMEAAVRQVKAVSQTVGTASGQASTGVTEATRAADRMSEATDEIADSAEEQRGLLEEVAGEMNTLSATIEEVASSAESVAETSKETARIAESSETAADEAIERMDEVEETIDTTVDNVQSLDEQMDEIGEIVDLIGDIADQTNLLALNASIEAARAGGGGSGDSNGFTVVADEVKQLAEETQEAATEIEALIERTQSRTDATVDEVREAEEHITESAAAVEEVSASLSTVAANTEETNHGVQEISSATEDQAASTEEAVAMIEPVTEISRQTAESAEETAATAENQTESMAAVSAETESLSAQADHLSDLLGEFEVDAVDDAPDSGPAGGDAGAVGGDRGPAGGNDAARVAIEDGGTTDGDADFEFGSAPESESEAHSNR, encoded by the coding sequence ATGAGCCATACAGGGGGGACCCAAGAGACCGGACCGGGCGTTGTGGGACGGTTCAGCGCTCGGATCGAGGAAGTAATCAGGTACACGCCGGCCGGCGACACGATCCCGGACGAGCAGTGGCGCACTCGCCACCGCACCATCCTGATCGCGCTGGTCGTACACATCCCGTTTTTGACCGCGCTGGGATTGTACGAGGGGACCGAATCGCTCGTCACGGGCGCGACGATCCCGGGAACGACGACGTGGATGGTGGCCGCGCAGGTCGCGGTGCTCGGGGGGCTGGCGGCGCTGTCGAACTGGTCGCGGCTCGACCGCCGGACCCGGACGGCGCTGTCGTCGCTGGGACTGATGGTGAGTTCGGGCTTCCTCGTCCGGTTCTCCGGTGGCTACATCGAGGCGCACTTTCACTTCTTCGTCGTCATGGCGGTCGTCGCTCTCTACGAGGACTGGGTGCCGTTCGCGCTGGGGCTGGTCTACGTGTCGGGCAGCCACGTCGTGTTCTCGCTGATCGATCCGACGACCGTCTACAACCACCAGGCGGCGATCCAGAACCCGTGGGTCTGGGCGGGGATCCACGCTGCGTTCATCCTCATGCTCGCGGCGGCGCTGATGCGCAACTGGTTCTCGATCGAGAAGTCGCGCGAGGAGGCGGCCGAGCGGATGGCGGCGGTCGAACGACAGAAGTCGCAGGTCCGCGACGCCGAGGAGGCGATGGCCGAGGCCCGAGAGCGTCGCGCGGAGGTCGAGCAGCTGAACGAGGTGCTCGAACGGAAGGCGGACGCCTACAGCGCGCGGATGGCCCGCGCCGCCGACGGGGAGTTGACCGTCCGCGTCGACGCCGAGAGCGACAGCGAGGCGATGGCCGAGATCGGCGTCGCGTTCAACGAGATGATGGACGAGATGGAAGCGGCCGTGCGTCAGGTCAAGGCCGTCTCACAGACGGTCGGAACCGCGAGCGGACAGGCGTCCACGGGCGTGACCGAGGCGACGCGCGCCGCCGACCGGATGAGCGAGGCGACCGACGAGATCGCCGACAGCGCCGAGGAGCAGCGCGGCCTGCTGGAGGAAGTCGCCGGCGAAATGAACACGCTCTCGGCGACGATCGAGGAGGTGGCCTCCTCCGCCGAGTCGGTCGCGGAGACGTCAAAGGAGACCGCTCGGATCGCCGAGTCGAGCGAGACGGCCGCCGACGAGGCGATCGAGCGCATGGACGAGGTCGAGGAGACGATCGACACCACCGTCGACAACGTCCAGTCGCTCGACGAGCAGATGGACGAGATCGGCGAGATCGTCGACCTCATCGGCGACATCGCGGATCAGACGAACCTGCTGGCGCTCAACGCGTCCATCGAGGCGGCGCGCGCAGGCGGTGGCGGCAGCGGCGACAGCAACGGGTTCACCGTCGTCGCCGACGAGGTGAAGCAGCTCGCCGAGGAGACCCAGGAGGCGGCCACCGAGATCGAGGCGCTGATCGAGCGGACGCAGTCCCGCACCGACGCCACGGTCGACGAGGTCCGCGAGGCCGAAGAACACATCACAGAGAGCGCGGCCGCCGTCGAGGAGGTGTCCGCGTCGCTCTCGACGGTCGCGGCGAACACCGAGGAGACGAACCACGGCGTCCAAGAGATCAGCAGCGCGACCGAAGACCAGGCGGCCAGCACCGAGGAGGCGGTCGCGATGATCGAGCCGGTGACGGAGATCAGCCGCCAGACGGCCGAAAGTGCCGAGGAGACCGCAGCGACCGCCGAGAACCAGACGGAGTCGATGGCGGCCGTCTCCGCCGAGACGGAGTCGCTGTCGGCGCAGGCGGACCACCTCAGCGACCTGCTCGGGGAGTTCGAGGTGGACGCTGTCGACGACGCGCCCGATTCTGGACCGGCGGGCGGCGATGCCGGCGCGGTGGGCGGTGACCGTGGACCCGCGGGCGGCAACGACGCCGCACGGGTCGCGATCGAGGACGGTGGAACGACCGACGGGGACGCCGATTTCGAGTTCGGATCGGCGCCGGAGTCCGAGTCGGAGGCGCATTCGAACCGGTAG
- the serB gene encoding phosphoserine phosphatase SerB yields the protein MTRLVAFDFDGTLSDSEMTVLLGEQCGVADEMADITARAMNDELSYAESLRKRAALLEHLEEEDAEAAYGEVALREGAADVIERLRDRGHYVVIFTGGFERGVAAALEKADAEVDEIVANRLPIQGGRLTGDVEGPLIEGTKDEQLERVAGEQGVPMTRTVAVGDGANDLPMLEVAGLAVGYEPKPAVEPACDVVVESMFELAELFENEGILVGDASEE from the coding sequence ATGACGCGACTCGTGGCGTTCGACTTCGACGGGACGCTCTCGGACTCGGAGATGACGGTGCTGCTCGGCGAGCAGTGCGGCGTCGCCGACGAGATGGCCGACATCACCGCGCGGGCGATGAACGACGAACTCAGCTACGCGGAGAGCCTCCGCAAGCGCGCCGCCCTCCTCGAGCACCTGGAGGAGGAGGACGCCGAGGCGGCCTACGGCGAGGTGGCGCTGCGTGAGGGCGCCGCCGACGTGATCGAGCGCCTCCGCGACCGCGGCCACTACGTCGTCATCTTCACCGGCGGCTTCGAGCGCGGCGTCGCCGCCGCGCTGGAGAAGGCGGACGCGGAGGTCGACGAAATCGTCGCCAACCGCCTGCCGATCCAGGGCGGGCGCCTCACCGGCGACGTGGAGGGCCCGCTGATCGAGGGGACGAAAGACGAGCAGTTGGAGCGCGTCGCCGGCGAGCAGGGCGTGCCGATGACGCGAACCGTCGCGGTCGGCGACGGCGCCAACGACCTCCCGATGCTGGAGGTCGCGGGGCTGGCGGTCGGCTACGAGCCCAAGCCAGCGGTCGAGCCGGCGTGTGACGTCGTGGTCGAGTCGATGTTCGAACTCGCGGAACTGTTCGAGAACGAGGGGATCCTGGTCGGCGACGCGAGCGAAGAGTAA